Proteins from a single region of Streptomyces sp. TN58:
- a CDS encoding hydrogen peroxide-inducible genes activator, with amino-acid sequence MEIASLDAGDRRYLSVAVGNRGAKQPTLAQLRAFAAVAEHLHFRDAAAAIGMSQPALSGAVSALEEALGVQLLERTTRKVLLSPAGERIAARAQVVLDAVGGLLEEAEAVRAPFTGILRLGVIPTVAPYLLPTVLGLFHRRYPRMDLQVHEEQTGSLLEGLAAGRLDLLLLAVPLGVPGVTELPLFDEDFVLLAPREHPLAGRRDIPLDELRDLQLLLLDEGHCLRDQALDICREAGRTTGADVTTTAAGLSTLVQLVAGGLGVTLLPRTALRLETARNEYLSTGCFAEPAPTRRIALAMRTGTARQEEFEAIAAALREAVRPLPVWPTD; translated from the coding sequence ATGGAAATAGCTAGTCTTGATGCGGGTGATCGGAGGTACCTATCAGTGGCTGTCGGTAACAGGGGAGCGAAGCAACCGACGCTCGCTCAGCTGCGCGCGTTCGCGGCCGTCGCGGAGCACCTGCACTTCCGCGACGCGGCCGCGGCCATCGGCATGAGCCAGCCCGCGCTCTCCGGCGCCGTCTCCGCGCTGGAGGAGGCCCTGGGCGTGCAGCTGCTGGAGCGCACCACCCGCAAGGTGCTCCTCTCCCCGGCGGGCGAACGGATCGCCGCCCGGGCGCAGGTGGTGCTCGACGCCGTCGGCGGACTGCTGGAGGAGGCCGAGGCGGTCCGCGCCCCCTTCACCGGGATACTGCGGCTCGGGGTGATCCCCACCGTGGCGCCGTACCTCCTGCCGACCGTGCTCGGACTCTTCCACCGCCGCTACCCCCGGATGGACCTCCAGGTGCACGAGGAGCAGACCGGCTCGCTGCTGGAAGGGCTGGCCGCCGGCCGCCTGGACCTGCTCCTGCTGGCGGTCCCGCTCGGCGTCCCCGGCGTCACCGAACTGCCCCTCTTCGACGAGGACTTCGTCCTCCTCGCCCCCCGCGAACACCCGCTGGCCGGCCGCCGGGACATCCCGCTCGACGAACTGCGCGACCTGCAGCTGCTGTTGCTGGACGAGGGCCACTGCCTGCGGGACCAGGCCCTCGACATCTGCCGGGAGGCCGGGCGGACCACCGGGGCGGACGTCACGACGACCGCCGCCGGCCTGTCCACGCTCGTACAGCTCGTCGCCGGCGGCCTCGGGGTGACCCTGCTGCCGCGCACCGCGCTGCGCCTGGAGACCGCCCGCAACGAGTACCTGTCCACCGGCTGCTTCGCCGAGCCCGCCCCCACGCGGCGGATCGCCCTGGCCATGCGTACGGGCACCGCCCGCCAGGAGGAGTTCGAGGCGATCGCCGCCGCCCTGCGCGAAGCCGTACGCCCGCTCCCCGTGTGGCCCACCGACTAG
- a CDS encoding PhoH family protein, whose product MVTSTKRRLSDRRTYVLDTSVLLADPNAISRFDEHEVVLPIVVITELEAKRHHPELGYFARQALRLLDDFRVRNGRLDAPIPLGDLGGTLRVELNHSDPGVLPAGFRLGDNDSRILAVARNLQAEGYDVTVVSKDLPLRIKASSVGLIAEEYRAELAITDGGWTGMSEIGLSGEQVDLLYSEERLYVPEAAELPVHTGLVLQSERGKALGRVTADGNVKLVRGDRDAFGLHGRSAEQRIALDLLLDPEIGIISMGGRAGTGKSALALCAGLEAVLERRQHQKVMVFRPLYAVGGQDLGYLPGDASEKMSPWAQAVFDTLSSVAGREVIEEVLNRGMLEVLPLTHIRGRSLHDAFVIVDEAQSLERNVLLTVLSRIGANSRVVLTHDVAQRDNLRVGRYDGVVAVVEKLKGHPLFAHVTLTRSERSPIAALVTEMLETL is encoded by the coding sequence GTGGTGACCAGCACTAAGCGCCGCCTGTCAGACAGGCGGACCTACGTCCTCGACACCAGCGTCCTGCTGGCAGACCCCAACGCGATCTCCCGCTTCGACGAGCACGAGGTCGTGCTCCCGATCGTGGTGATCACCGAGCTGGAGGCAAAGAGGCACCATCCCGAACTCGGCTACTTCGCGCGCCAGGCCCTGCGCCTGCTCGACGACTTCCGGGTTCGCAACGGTCGCCTCGACGCACCCATCCCGCTGGGCGATCTGGGCGGCACGCTGCGCGTCGAGCTCAACCACTCCGACCCGGGCGTCCTGCCCGCCGGCTTCCGGCTGGGGGACAACGACTCGCGCATCCTCGCCGTCGCCCGCAACCTCCAGGCCGAGGGCTACGACGTCACGGTCGTCTCGAAGGATCTCCCGCTGCGCATCAAGGCCTCCTCCGTGGGGCTGATCGCGGAGGAGTACCGCGCGGAACTCGCCATCACCGACGGCGGCTGGACCGGCATGAGCGAGATCGGCCTCTCCGGCGAGCAGGTCGACCTCCTCTACTCGGAGGAGCGGCTCTACGTCCCGGAGGCCGCGGAACTGCCCGTGCACACCGGACTGGTCCTGCAGTCCGAGCGCGGCAAGGCCCTGGGCCGGGTCACCGCGGACGGCAACGTCAAGCTCGTACGGGGCGACCGCGACGCCTTCGGGCTGCACGGGCGCAGCGCCGAGCAGCGCATCGCGCTGGACCTGCTGCTCGACCCCGAGATCGGGATCATCTCCATGGGCGGCCGGGCCGGTACCGGCAAGTCCGCGCTGGCGCTCTGCGCCGGCCTGGAGGCGGTGCTGGAGCGCAGGCAGCACCAGAAGGTGATGGTCTTCCGGCCGCTGTACGCGGTGGGCGGCCAGGACCTCGGCTACCTACCCGGTGACGCCTCCGAGAAGATGAGCCCCTGGGCGCAGGCGGTCTTCGACACGCTCTCCTCGGTCGCGGGCCGCGAGGTCATCGAGGAGGTGCTGAACCGCGGGATGCTGGAAGTCCTGCCGCTGACGCACATCCGGGGCCGCTCGCTCCACGACGCCTTCGTGATCGTGGACGAGGCGCAGTCGCTGGAACGGAACGTCCTGTTGACCGTTCTGTCCCGGATCGGCGCGAATTCGCGGGTCGTTCTGACCCACGACGTCGCCCAGCGGGACAACCTGCGGGTCGGCCGGTACGACGGAGTCGTCGCCGTGGTCGAGAAGCTGAAGGGGCATCCGCTCTTCGCGCACGTCACGCTGACGCGGTCCGAGCGCTCCCCGATCGCCGCCCTGGTCACCGAGATGCTGGAGACCCTCTGA
- a CDS encoding alkyl hydroperoxide reductase — MSLDSLKASVPDFAKDLKLNLGSVIGNSDLPQQQLWGTVLSCAIAARSPRVLRELEPEAKANLSPEAYTAAKSAAAVMAMNNVFYRTRHLLSDPEYGTLRAGLRMNVIGNPGVEKVDFELWSLAVSAINGCGQCLDSHEQVLRKAGVDRETIQEAFKIASVIQAVAVTLDAEAALAGE; from the coding sequence ATGTCCCTCGACTCCCTGAAGGCGTCGGTCCCGGACTTCGCCAAGGACCTGAAGCTGAACCTCGGTTCGGTCATAGGCAACAGCGACCTCCCGCAGCAGCAGCTGTGGGGCACGGTCCTGTCCTGCGCGATCGCCGCCCGCTCCCCGCGCGTCCTGCGTGAGCTGGAGCCCGAGGCGAAGGCGAACCTCTCGCCGGAGGCGTACACCGCCGCCAAGTCCGCCGCCGCGGTCATGGCGATGAACAACGTCTTCTACCGCACGCGGCACCTGCTCTCCGACCCGGAGTACGGCACGCTGCGCGCCGGCCTGCGGATGAACGTCATCGGCAATCCGGGCGTGGAGAAGGTCGACTTCGAGCTGTGGTCGCTCGCGGTCTCCGCGATCAACGGCTGCGGCCAGTGCCTGGACTCGCACGAGCAGGTCCTGCGCAAGGCCGGCGTCGACCGCGAGACGATCCAGGAGGCCTTCAAGATCGCCTCGGTGATCCAGGCCGTCGCGGTCACCCTCGACGCCGAGGCCGCCCTCGCCGGCGAGTAG
- a CDS encoding transglycosylase SLT domain-containing protein has translation MSRISVRGFAVASATAVTTVGAVVGVATGDPTNDLETTASGATLLADIPVGDQAQVQGALTQQADTIAHAADADAKRSAEEAARLQAAEDAKSKKAEAQKAADEKAKKEREAKEVASRSAARDAGDFAVQSSYTVAQVKAIAQQMVPAGQFQCFSKIINQESTWNYLAVNKSSGAYGLVQALPGSKMASAGADWRTNPATQIKWGLNYMEDRYGSPCAAWTFHQANGWY, from the coding sequence GTGAGCCGGATCTCGGTCCGGGGGTTCGCAGTGGCTTCGGCCACCGCGGTCACCACCGTCGGCGCAGTCGTGGGCGTTGCCACCGGCGACCCCACGAACGATCTCGAAACGACCGCGTCCGGGGCGACCCTCCTCGCAGACATCCCGGTCGGCGACCAGGCGCAGGTCCAGGGCGCCCTGACGCAGCAGGCCGACACCATCGCGCACGCCGCCGACGCCGACGCCAAGCGTTCGGCGGAGGAAGCCGCCCGCCTCCAGGCCGCCGAGGACGCCAAGTCCAAGAAGGCCGAGGCGCAGAAGGCCGCCGACGAGAAGGCGAAGAAGGAACGCGAGGCGAAGGAAGTCGCCAGCCGTTCCGCCGCCCGTGACGCCGGCGACTTCGCCGTCCAGAGCTCCTACACGGTCGCCCAGGTCAAGGCCATCGCCCAGCAGATGGTCCCGGCCGGCCAGTTCCAGTGCTTCTCGAAGATCATCAACCAGGAATCCACCTGGAACTACCTGGCCGTGAACAAGTCCTCCGGGGCCTACGGCCTGGTCCAGGCGCTCCCCGGGTCGAAGATGGCCTCGGCCGGCGCGGACTGGCGCACCAACCCCGCCACGCAGATCAAGTGGGGCCTGAACTACATGGAAGACCGCTACGGCAGCCCCTGCGCCGCGTGGACCTTCCACCAGGCCAACGGCTGGTACTGA
- a CDS encoding AI-2E family transporter yields MAKREGWLGRLGNRLNAMEARLNARRAEVEAEAGDDLPGRSRPAGTAQGAPAPAEPSDAPTEGRTAAAVRYERPARPDPASVIPWGMRVAAEASWRLLLLAGMLWVLMKVISEVRLVVLAFAAAMLVTAMLQPFVVRLRRLGLPRGLATAVTAVLGFVVIGLVGWFVVWQVMDNLDDLSDRVRDGINELKLWALDSPFHVTEKQINDIAKNLSETIGTNTEQITSAGLQGVTVLVEILTGILLAMFSTLFLLYDGKRIWNWALGLVPAGARAGVAGAGPRAWRTLTAYVRGTVIVALIDAIFIGLGLYFLDVPMAVPLAVFIFLFAFIPLVGAVISGALAVVVALVTQGVFTALMALLVVLAVQQIEGHVLQPFILGRAVRVHPLAVVLAVAAGGMIAGIGGAVVAVPLVAVTNTVVGYLKAYSRDQHHLGAGMVGPAPHGATALGVGPDDDEEYTRP; encoded by the coding sequence ATGGCGAAGAGAGAAGGCTGGCTCGGCCGGCTGGGCAACAGGCTGAACGCGATGGAGGCGCGGCTCAACGCGCGGCGCGCCGAAGTCGAGGCCGAGGCCGGAGACGACCTGCCCGGGCGCTCACGGCCGGCCGGCACGGCCCAGGGGGCGCCCGCGCCCGCCGAGCCCTCCGACGCCCCGACGGAGGGCCGCACGGCCGCCGCGGTGCGCTACGAGCGCCCCGCGCGGCCCGACCCGGCGAGCGTCATCCCGTGGGGCATGCGCGTTGCCGCCGAGGCCAGCTGGCGGCTGTTGCTGCTCGCCGGGATGCTCTGGGTGCTGATGAAGGTCATCAGCGAAGTCCGCCTGGTCGTCCTCGCCTTCGCCGCCGCCATGCTCGTCACCGCGATGCTCCAGCCCTTCGTCGTCCGGCTGCGCCGGCTGGGCCTGCCGCGCGGCCTCGCCACGGCGGTCACGGCCGTCCTCGGCTTCGTCGTCATCGGGCTCGTCGGCTGGTTCGTCGTCTGGCAGGTGATGGACAACCTCGACGACCTCTCCGACCGTGTCCGCGACGGCATCAACGAGCTCAAACTCTGGGCACTGGACAGTCCGTTCCACGTGACCGAGAAGCAGATCAACGACATCGCGAAGAACCTCAGCGAAACGATCGGCACCAACACCGAGCAGATCACCTCCGCCGGGCTCCAGGGCGTGACGGTCCTCGTCGAGATCCTCACGGGCATCCTGCTCGCGATGTTCTCGACGCTCTTCCTGCTCTACGACGGCAAGCGCATCTGGAACTGGGCGCTCGGCCTGGTCCCGGCCGGCGCCCGCGCCGGAGTCGCCGGCGCCGGCCCGCGCGCCTGGCGCACGCTGACCGCGTACGTCCGCGGCACGGTCATCGTCGCCCTCATCGACGCCATCTTCATCGGCCTGGGGCTCTACTTCCTGGACGTGCCGATGGCGGTACCGCTGGCCGTCTTCATCTTCCTGTTCGCCTTCATCCCACTGGTCGGCGCGGTGATCTCGGGCGCCCTCGCCGTGGTCGTGGCGCTCGTGACCCAGGGCGTGTTCACCGCCCTGATGGCGCTGCTGGTGGTCCTGGCGGTGCAGCAGATCGAAGGGCATGTGCTCCAGCCCTTCATCCTCGGCCGGGCGGTACGGGTCCACCCGCTCGCGGTGGTCCTGGCGGTGGCCGCCGGCGGGATGATCGCGGGTATCGGAGGGGCGGTGGTCGCCGTTCCGCTGGTGGCCGTCACCAACACGGTGGTCGGGTACCTGAAGGCGTACTCCCGGGACCAGCACCACCTCGGGGCCGGGATGGTAGGCCCCGCGCCGCACGGCGCCACGGCCCTGGGCGTGGGGCCCGACGACGACGAGGAGTACACCCGCCCGTAG
- a CDS encoding peroxiredoxin, with product MLTVGDKFPAFDLTACVSLDAGAEFAQIDHKTYEGKWKVIFAWPLDFTFVCPTEIAAFGKLNDEFADRDAQVLGFSLDSEYVHHAWRKDHADLRDLPFPMMSDIKRELSAELGILGEDGLPMRAVFVVDPNNEIQFSMVTAGSVGRNPKEVLRVLDALQTDELCPCNWNKGDATIDAGALLAGE from the coding sequence GTGCTCACTGTTGGTGACAAGTTCCCCGCCTTCGACCTGACCGCCTGTGTCTCGCTCGACGCCGGTGCCGAGTTCGCGCAGATCGACCACAAGACCTACGAGGGCAAGTGGAAGGTCATCTTCGCGTGGCCTCTGGACTTCACCTTCGTGTGCCCGACGGAGATCGCCGCCTTCGGCAAGCTGAACGACGAGTTCGCCGACCGCGACGCGCAGGTCCTCGGTTTCTCCCTCGACTCCGAGTACGTGCACCACGCCTGGCGCAAGGACCACGCCGACCTGCGTGACCTGCCCTTCCCGATGATGTCGGACATCAAGCGCGAGCTCTCCGCCGAGCTGGGCATCCTCGGCGAGGACGGCCTGCCGATGCGCGCCGTGTTCGTCGTCGACCCGAACAACGAGATCCAGTTCTCGATGGTGACCGCCGGTTCCGTGGGCCGTAACCCCAAGGAGGTCCTGCGGGTCCTCGACGCCCTGCAGACCGACGAGCTGTGCCCCTGCAACTGGAACAAGGGCGACGCCACGATCGACGCCGGCGCGCTGCTGGCCGGTGAGTGA